GATGATAAGGTTGCTTTAATGGCTGCCGTCAATCAATATCTGGTCAAGCAGGGACTCAAAGCCGGTGACTGCGTTAAAGCGGCTGCGCAAGTTGTCGGAGGCGGCGGTGGTGGACGTCCTGATATGGCAGAAGCCGGCGGTAAACATCCCGAGAAGTTGGAAGAGGCTCTTTCTACAGGCTCAAGCTACTATCGCAATAAGCTGGAAGGCTAGTCGTTCTCAGTTGAAATGGCTTAAATCAGCTTACGCCGATTGAGTTCGGCCACGACACGTTGCACTATCTGAGAAACATCGCTGTTACTTAGGTCTTCTGTAATTCCCGTAGTACAGCCTCCAATCGGTTCATTTGTAAAACCGTGCTCTGAAAGCATGCATTGCAGTGTTCGGCTCAAGGTAGAGATATCGGTTTGCTGCTCTGGTGTAATTGGCTGGCGTCCCTCTCCCATGCTAAAGCCACGTAATTCCACTGCAGCGCGGAAGCCTTCAGGAAACTCTGCCGAATAAATCATCGTATCAAATAATGTCAATAAGTCATATTGAATACGACGTGCTTCATCTAGTTGTCCTGAGAGGGTCATATCATATAGCTTACGAGTTAATTCAGGAACAACTCCTGAACTGGCATTCGTTCCACCATCTGCTCCGCTAAGCAATAAGGGCATTAGCGCCGCATCCCAACCAGTCAGAAATGAAAACTCCGGACGGTTAGGCCGCACAGCCTGAATCATACGAATCATATTGGGAATATCACCCGATGAATCCTTAATCGCTACGATACGCTCACATTCTTCAGAAAGGCGTTGAATGG
The Gimesia aquarii DNA segment above includes these coding regions:
- a CDS encoding dihydrodipicolinate synthase family protein → MQPQSKLSGIFTPNLVPYDSKGEINEPELRRYIDWLIEKGVHGLYPNGSTGEFTRFTPEERRRIVAIIADQTKGRVPILAGAAEANVRETIKACEYYHGLGIRAVAIVAPFYYKLSPASVYAYFKEIGDNTPIDVTLYNIPMFASPIDVPTIQRLSEECERIVAIKDSSGDIPNMIRMIQAVRPNRPEFSFLTGWDAALMPLLLSGADGGTNASSGVVPELTRKLYDMTLSGQLDEARRIQYDLLTLFDTMIYSAEFPEGFRAAVELRGFSMGEGRQPITPEQQTDISTLSRTLQCMLSEHGFTNEPIGGCTTGITEDLSNSDVSQIVQRVVAELNRRKLI